A portion of the Gorilla gorilla gorilla isolate KB3781 chromosome X, NHGRI_mGorGor1-v2.1_pri, whole genome shotgun sequence genome contains these proteins:
- the LOC101138124 gene encoding DDB1- and CUL4-associated factor 12-like protein 1, which translates to MAQQQTGSRKRKAPAVEAGAESSPSQGLAAADGEGPLLLKRQRRPATYRSMVHYLKVREVGGWGPARLQGFDGEMRGYAVQRLPELLTERQLELGTVNKVFASQWLNSRQVVCGTKCNTLFVVDVQSGHIARIPLLRDSEARLAQDQQGCGIHAIELNPSKTLLATGGENPNSLAIYQLPTLDPLCLGDRRGHKDWIFAVAWLSDTVAVSGSRDGTVALWRMDPDKFDDTVAWHSEAGLPVYAHIRPRDMEAIPRAIINPSNRKVRALACGGKNQELGAVSLDGYFHLWKAGSALSRLLSIRLPYFRDNVCLTYCDDMSVYAVGSHSHVSFLDLRQDQQNIRPLCSREGGTGVRSLSFYRNIITVGTGQGSLLFYDVRAQKFLEERASATLESSSGPARRKLRLACGRGWLNHNDFWVNYFGGMEVFPNALYTHCYNWPEMKLFVAGGPLPAGLHGNYAGLWS; encoded by the coding sequence ATGGCCCAGCAGCAAACAGGTAGCAGGAAACGGAAAGCGCCCGCGGTCGAGGCGGGCGCCGAGAGCTCGCCGTCGCAGGGCTTGGCGGCAGCGGACGGTGAGGGGCCgctgctactcaagaggcagaggcggCCGGCGACGTATCGCTCGATGGTGCACTATCTGAAGGTTCGGGAGGTAGGCGGGTGGGGCCCCGCCAGGCTCCAGGGCTTCGATGGCGAGATGCGAGGCTACGCGGTACAGAGGCTGCCCGAGCTGCTGACGGAGCGCCAACTGGAGCTGGGCACCGTCAACAAGGTGTTCGCGTCACAGTGGCTGAACTCCAGGCAGGTGGTGTGCGGCACCAAGTGTAACACGCTTTTCGTGGTGGACGTGCAGTCAGGCCACATCGCGCGCATTCCCCTTTTGCGGGATAGTGAGGCCAGGCTGGCCCAGGACCAACAGGGCTGCGGCATCCATGCCATCGAGCTGAATCCCTCCAAGACGCTTCTGGCCACCGGCGGCGAAAACCCCAACAGCCTGGCCATCTACCAGCTGCCCACCCTGGACCCCCTGTGCCTGGGCGACCGCCGTGGCCACAAGGACTGGATCTTCGCCGTCGCCTGGCTGAGTGACACCGTAGCCGTGAGCGGCTCCCGCGACGGCACTGTGGCGCTGTGGCGGATGGACCCGGACAAGTTCGATGACACTGTTGCCTGGCATAGCGAGGCGGGTCTCCCCGTATATGCCCACATCCGTCCGAGGGATATGGAGGCCATCCCCAGGGCCATCATCAACCCCAGTAACCGCAAGGTGCGGGCCCTGGCCTGCGGCGGCAAGAACCAGGAACTGGGAGCGGTGTCCTTGGACGGCTACTTCCACCTGTGGAAAGCCGGGAGCGCACTATCCAGGCTGCTGTCCATCAGGCTGCCCTACTTCCGGGATAATGTGTGCCTGACCTACTGTGATGATATGTCTGTGTACGCCGTGGGCTCCCATTCCCACGTCTCTTTCCTGGATCTGCGCCAGGACCAGCAGAACATCCGGCCCCTGTGTTCTCGAGAGGGTGGCACAGGCGTGCGGTCGCTGAGCTTCTACCGTAACATCATCACTGTGGGCACCGGTCAGGGCTCCCTGCTCTTCTATGACGTCCGGGCCCAGAAATTCCTGGAGGAAAGAGCCTCCGCCACCCTGGAGTCCTCTTCGGGACCTGCAAGGAGGAAGCTCAGGCTTGCCTGTGGCAGAGGCTGGCTCAACCACAATGATTTCTGGGTGAATTACTTTGGTGGCATGGAAGTGTTTCCCAATGCGCTCTACACCCACTGCTACAACTGGCCTGAGATGAAGCTCTTTGTGGCTGGGGGGCCTCTCCCTGCAGGCCTCCATGGGAACTATGCAGGCCTCTGGAGCTAA